GATTCTATAGTAGTTGCTGCTGCCTTATTCTGTGCAAAATGGGGATTCTATTTGCAAAATCAATGTGGTATGGATTGTTTTTAACCTCAAGACTTGTTAGTATCTGATTGTTTTTCTTTTGTTTAATACGTTTAATCTAGTTGAATCTTCATGGTTAAATATTTAGTCACAATTACAATCAAATTCGATCATAGTAGGAGCCCCTCCAGTTTCACATAGGTACCATCCTGTTCTTCTCTGTTTGTTCTGATTATCCTCTTTACCATGTGACAATGATGTTTAACTAGAAACCATGTGAAGGAAATGTGATAGTTCCATGATGCAcgttaggtgtttgatgaaatgccgaaAGCAAAATTGTCAGTGATTTTGTTCTTATTTATGTTTACAAATAAAACTTTAAATGTGATTTATACTTTAGTGCAAGTGTAATATCATATTGAACATTGAATAGTATGATTAAAACTACAAAGCCAATATTTAACATGACTATGATTAGGATTTCATTTCTATTGAGATGTACTTGCATTGCTTGTTTGATTTTTCTTTTAGATCAGAGTTTCACTATACAATTGCAGATACCTTGCAAGTTCTCCTTAGGTTTAGAATTGGTATGTTAATCCTAGGAAATTGATATTTGCTTTGCGTACATCATGCACATTTTCTTAGGTGTAATTTAACAAAAGTAAAAAAACCAAGTTTGATGATGTTGTCTACAATCATTATTCTACAATGCAACACAATATTACAAAATTGTAGTGACCTAGATTGGGATAGAAAAACTACATTGGGAGTAATTAGCACCTTGGTTTTTGCCAAAAATATTGACCAAAAACCCCAGCCATTACCTGGGGTACCAGATACTTGGAGTCAGATGTTATTTGCATCTTCGTTGGAAAAATATCTTGGGATAAAAGATTCCACTTCTGGAAGAAATCTGAAACAAACATCTACCTTGGAATAAAAGAACTATCCGATATTGTGGGGATAGAAACAGGATTGTTTAGCCTAAGTCTTAATGTATCGTCTAGTTGTATGGTGCTTTCAGGTATATAAGGGGGATTTGAAGGCAAAGGTAGGGGTTCAATATTCATCGATAACATTTGTAGAGCCATAGACATGGTTGGTCTAAGTGATGCAACTTCTTGAATGCAAAGAAGGCCTGTGTGTACCACACTTTGTATTTCCTTCTTGATTTTGATACTGGTTTCTTTGTTCAACATCAAGTTTTGATCATAAAGCTCTTCTATTGAACCTTGATTAAAATGCTTCCATGCCTATCAAAGTCAATGATGGCAAAATGGTTAGCTTCAAAAAATCTTCTTAAATAAATTTAGATACAAAAGTCATGTATTCTATTAAAAAGGTTAAGTTACATATAAGATTCTTATTGAAACAACCCTCAAAGCAGACCCAAGTGATGCACGAGTCGCGTACCCGTCACACCCCCGAGAGTCTATCGCCCCTCACAACTAAAACAGTGGAGTCTATCGCCCCTCACAACTAAAACAGTGGACTAATCAGGTATTTTTAGGTTTCAACTGAAAACCATGGTGAAAGATATTAGTTAACCACTACTTTAAGCTTACAATGGACTCTCAATATCATTCTATAACCAATGTGGGACGGTTCTTGACACTTACCATGTCTTGTACATGTTATGTTAGTTTTTTTTAATGAACAAAATGTTGTTTTTCCTATTTGAATACAAGTCCACCGATGGTCTGTGCGGAAGTAGTCTATTTACCTTTGTGTAATGCTGTTGTTGGAATGGACAAATGCCTTCTGTTCGGAGAAAAATTTGATCTTAGGTAACAATTAATTTTATACTTTACATTGATTGTACTGCATGTGAAAACATCTTAGCCTCAAAAATTGTACTTACAATCGTAATCAGGCTGTCAGTGTATTCTGATGTCGTCTGTATTCCTCTATTTGGCATACCTGTAACCACCTCGAGTAAAAGCACACCAAAACTATACACATCCACCTTTTCAGTTAATTGACCATGGGCAATGTACTCCGGAGCCATATATCCACTACAATAATAAAACACacagcaaaaataataatactaaatatagaaATTGATTAAACAACTTGAGATTATTAGGCTTAAGGAAAACAAAGATAAGGATGTAGTTACAGTGTTCCTGCAATTCCAGTGCTAATATGATTTTTGTCTTGTTGAAAAGACCTTGCCAACCCAAAATCAGCAATCTTAGCATTAAGTCTAGAATCCAACAAGATATTAGCAGCTTTTATGTCTCTGTGAATGATCCTGGTTTTACTGTTTTCATGAAGATAGACCAAACCTTCAGCTGTCCCAACGATTATTTTATATCTTTTTTCCCAGTATAGTTCCTTGCCTCTAACTGCATCTGTGTAAGTTCATAAATGAAACCCCATTTTCATTGACTGTGTTTTGGAGACTAtataataaaataacaaattaTACTAGTAGTTCTTACCAAAGATGAAATGATCGAGACTTCTATTTGATAGATATTCGTATATGAGAACACTCTCAGGCCCCAAACAACTGAATCCTATCAGTTTGACCAAATTTTTGTGGTCAACACTACTAATGATGTTGACTTCATTGTAGAAGTCCCCTGCTCTATGTCTGTGGTTGAGGAAAAGTCTTTTGACAGCAATATCTCTTCCATCCGGGAGAACACCCTGTATCAAAGTTCATTTGATTGATCCGATGTATGATGGACTAAATATTGGTAATGGTGGGGGCATAGGGGTTCACGCCCTGACACCCCATAGCTACAAATGTTGGCCAAAGTTGATCGGCAGGGACATTCAAACCACGTATTTCTTTTGAAAACCCACCAAACTCACCATGTAAGAGTCGGATGCATGTAAAACACCTCCACCGAATACCCTTATGTGGAAGGAAAGATATCATCCCCTTTGTCAATGGTTGTAAATTCTTGCCAAGAGTGGGAATCGAACAAGCGCCCATTTTGGCAAAGGCTTCACATGACGGGCCCCAGCTTCTAAGGCAGCGTGTACCACTGAGCTATTAGCTCATTGGTCATAGCCACAAATGTTGAGTGAGTCAAATATGACACCCACATTATAAAATGGGCAGCCAATTGTGGGCCAGGGGTTGCCGCGTTTTCAACCTTTTGAAACTAAAAACTACATGTTAATGCAAGAAGACATTCTCATGCGGTTACATATAAAAGAAGTACCTTGTATACGGTTCCAAAACCCCCTTGCCCAAGCTTGTTGGCCTCATTGAAAGAGCTAGTGGCTTTCTCAATCGTGGAGTATTTGAAGTTTAAACTACTACTATTCAACGTCTTCAACAATTTAGCATTGTCGGTACCTAGAATACGTGACAAAATCACTATGTTTATCAATCTATGTGATCATTTGTTGCTTTCAATATCGCAGTAATTGTTAGAATTTTGACAATCCACAATGATATCAATCAATTCGTGATGTGATTATtagaaagtttttttttttccttGGACATTTGTGATCATTAGAAAGTAACGGATACCCATCACAACACACATCTTGGGgagattgttaaaatacctaatagtGAGGTGTGTTTAGCTGATGGTTTTAGAAAGTAACCAATGGCTTGTAGCTCAATGGTACCCGATGTTTAAGATCCCTGGGCCACCATGTGTTTGGCTTGAATCAGGAACAGGCGCAGGTTCGAACCCGTTCCCTCACATTCTGGGTGAGGTATTTTAAAAGCACAGGTCCCTTTCGGGGTGGGGTTGGTGGTTGCCATGGGGAAATAGGGTTAAGGTGTCCTGCTAAAATACACTATTTGAATCAGAAGATAGGTCACCATAAAACCCTAGCTCACAAATACACACACTAGCCAGGTGAATTCTCTCCCAAAATCATAGAGACCTAATAATTGTACGAAATAGGATTTGAATCATCTACCTTTTCTTCTTGAGTTACTTCTTCGCTTCCATACATAAAAAGCGATAATAGTTCCAACTAAGAATGCCACCACAGAACTAATAGCCATTACAATAGCACGTTTTTTCCCTGCAACGACTCAAGCAGAAAACTATAAAAATGGCTGATTGTGAATATCTAAAGAAACATCTCAGTTTTGGTAATAGAAAAATCAATATAAAAAGCTCTGTCAAGAGTAAACAATTTCACTTACTCTTAAAGATACCCATGTGATCAGGCTTAGACAACTTGGACTCATAATATCTCATGAAGCAACCAGTAAACAATGCATACCCTTCTGACAAAGGTAAACAGTCTAATATTGATGTAGCTGCTTTCTGCAAACAATTTCCACATGAATCCGCATCTAATGTAAGCCAGCACTCAGCCACAACGGTGACCGAGTTGTTTTCTGTATTAGAACTTTGAACCTGATAGTTCTTAGTTTTAGGTACAAGATCTACCGCTTGATACACAGCCTTCAATACTGACCGCTCAAAGCCATTGTTTCTCCTTGTGGTATTGGGACATATATGTCTGTCTTCTTGACCTGTATACTCTCCAAAGAACCTATAATTCTCATATCGGAGAAAGCAACCGTTAAGATAAGTCCGCCCACCAGTCCTAGGTAAGCAACCAGGAATAGAAGTACGTGCTATAGTATAGCATAACTGGCATTCACTGGTAGAAATATCACCGTAACATTGACCAAGTGCATAAACGCTACTAGAATCTTCGAGTGCTTGCCTAATTACTGCTGTACCAAAATGTGAACCCATTTTGTTTTTGACTTCCTCCATTGCTTGAACAAAGTTCGAAATAGATGCTGCCCTCGTCATATGTGTATTTTTACAAGTTTGTTGGACGACTTTGCTTATGTCATTCCCTCCTGAATAATACAAAAGTTGACACGTTTATGTTGAGAAGGATTAATTGATATTTTATTTATTAGAGAATATGCAACTATATCAACGAAATATCAATCAATTCGGTCCAACAAATAAGAAGACAACAGTTACTTAATTATCTTTTCAATTTTTAGCATGCTTTTTCAAGTCTAGAGCTTTTGCGATTCCGCCGCTCAACAGGGTACGGGGGTATTAGAGTATATTTAGCTAAACCACCACAAGATAGTCTAGTGGTTGGGTCCCTGTTATCCTTGCAAGAGGTCTAAGTTCGAATCTTGTGGTGGCCAGGAAAGGGTTGGAAAGAGCCAGAGAGTAATTCTATTCGGTTGCGTACATTAGAGTATGAGGTTGAATTACCCGCCCTTCAGAGTAACCCGAACAGGGAAACCTTACATGCCCAATCCCGATTGTGGGCTTATGTCTGTTATGGTTATTTATGGTTCAATAGGGTTTTATGTAATCTATAAATACCATATcaataatacaaagatattttcatGGGTTTCATTGTTCAACACTATAAACATGAATATCCATATTTGAAGTTTTCATTTTCCAGAATTTATTCAACTTAGTTTTTTACACATTTGGTTTGTCTAGAAAATATTAGTTGGTTGTTTTGAAGGTTATAATTTGACCATTCCAAGGTAGTCCAAGTGGTTGGGGCCTGacatccttgcaagaggtctcaggttcgaatcttAGGGTCACTAGGGAAGGGTTGAAAAGCCAGAGAGTAATCTTGATGGGTTGCGTACAGTAGAGTGTAGGGTCGGATTGCTCGCTCTCCCGGGTAACCCCGAACAAGAAAaaccttagaatttttttttttttttgtcttttgaAGGTAATTATATGTTTAAAAAAACGCAACTTAGCAATTTTAGAACACCTAAAAGAACCTCAAAATTATATTTAAGGGATTTAACCTGTTTCATTGCCCTCGTTTGTCTCAGGATTGAGAAAATTGATATTAGAGTATCTAATAATACATCCAGTTTGCAGCGCACGCCCCTCAGACAATGGAAAGCACTTCAAGATCGAACTAAATGCGGTATCCAAACATTGTGTACAAGAAGTCGGATCCAAAGTGTTCCAGCAGTCTGCAAGCACATAAACAGACTCATTTGGCGTGTCTGACAATACAGTATTTTGCGCAAAGTAGTTTTCATTTCTTGGTGCATCCCTAACAGAATCTGAGATGGCCTGCCTCACTGAATCTCTAAACGCGCTACTCCTTGTTGTATTCCCACATATTACTTTATCATCATCTGGTCTTGCATACTCCTGATAGAAACTGTAGTTATCTGTTCGCGTGAAGCAACCGTCGAGAAAAACTGTGCCACCAGTACCGGGAAAACATCTTGGAATGACAGTACTTGCTTCAGCATAGCATATCATACAGTCGTTTGAAGACATATCGCCATAGCATTCAGAAAGTCCATACACACGGTCTGGTTCTTTGCCTGTAGATGCAGTTCCACTAAGTGAAGATTTCATTTGGGTGCTAATTTTCCCCATTGAAACGACGAAGTTGGAAATATAATCGATTTGATTGTTCATAGTCcggttattacattttaatgaaatGATATTTGATCCGGGATTGCCCCCTTCTGATCTATAAACTGAAactaatatgatgatattaatagtaataactaaCCGTGCAGCTCCCTTCATCAGTTCAGTAGTTGTATGATAAGCATGCTGCCTGACTGTTCTGTTATCTATAATGACAGTTTGTTGGGATCTGATTAAGATGAACTTAACAATAGAGGCTTTGCATTGATTATAAGTAAAACAGAAACTAGATATCTTGTTCGTGAGATCCTATCGATACAAACCCAAATATGGTATGTTTAAATGATAAATCAGAAAGATAATCAATTAGAACCACAAATGCATCCGTACAATACATTCAGGATAGTCCACCATCAGTTTGACTGGAAAATGTTTCAACAGTTCTAATTTtttgtattattttattattattgactATTGACTATTGACTACAGTGTTAGTTGTGGTTACCTGATTGGTTCTTAAGGTCTTCTTTGAAAAATCTGTTCACTTTTTGATATAaaaaatatctttattaatatttgaTCAATAAGACCATTCTCATCGCCCGTCTTTGTGTTTTTATTGTCAATTTGTCATCGTCATCGATGACAACCGATGGATTCAATCGCCTTTCGGCTGTCATCCGAAGATCGCCATTCTCATTGTCATGTTATAGGGTATTCGGTAACGGTTGGTAGTGGTATATTCTTTGAAATATGAAATACTAGATTGTTTagtaaaaaaatcaaaaataataatattaccattGCATTATAATGACTTTTTTTTTGTTTATAGTAATTTTTATCTATCTTTTAATGTTTATCTATAAATCACAACGTTTACCCGATTTTCTCACACACTATGACTCATTCTGCTATCCTTttcacacatttttttttttttaactttttcatattttaaaatgAATATTAACGTTGCCGAGGAAATTCGAGAAATTGTTTATGCATACGATTCATTTCAAGCACTCGACTCGCATGATTGATAGTTTGAAAAGGAGGAGGCTAAAACATACATACCGAGAGCACGTCGTCGATTTATACACTTGACCATCAAAGTA
This window of the Rutidosis leptorrhynchoides isolate AG116_Rl617_1_P2 chromosome 7, CSIRO_AGI_Rlap_v1, whole genome shotgun sequence genome carries:
- the LOC139856801 gene encoding cysteine-rich receptor-like protein kinase 2 isoform X3, encoding MSSNDCMICYAEASTVIPRCFPGTGGTVFLDGCFTRTDNYSFYQEYARPDDDKVICGNTTRSSAFRDSVRQAISDSVRDAPRNENYFAQNTVLSDTPNESVYVLADCWNTLDPTSCTQCLDTAFSSILKCFPLSEGRALQTGCIIRYSNINFLNPETNEGNETGGNDISKVVQQTCKNTHMTRAASISNFVQAMEEVKNKMGSHFGTAVIRQALEDSSSVYALGQCYGDISTSECQLCYTIARTSIPGCLPRTGGRTYLNGCFLRYENYRFFGEYTGQEDRHICPNTTRRNNGFERSVLKAVYQAVDLVPKTKNYQVQSSNTENNSVTVVAECWLTLDADSCGNCLQKAATSILDCLPLSEGYALFTGCFMRYYESKLSKPDHMGIFKRKKRAIVMAISSVVAFLVGTIIAFYVWKRRSNSRRKGTDNAKLLKTLNSSSLNFKYSTIEKATSSFNEANKLGQGGFGTVYKGVLPDGRDIAVKRLFLNHRHRAGDFYNEVNIISSVDHKNLVKLIGFSCLGPESVLIYEYLSNRSLDHFIFDAVRGKELYWEKRYKIIVGTAEGLVYLHENSKTRIIHRDIKAANILLDSRLNAKIADFGLARSFQQDKNHISTGIAGTLGYMAPEYIAHGQLTEKVDVYSFGVLLLEVVTGMPNRGIQTTSEYTDSLITIAWKHFNQGSIEELYDQNLMLNKETSIKIKKEIQSVVHTGLLCIQEVASLRPTMSMALQMLSMNIEPLPLPSNPPYIPESTIQLDDTLRLRLNNPVSIPTISDSSFIPR
- the LOC139856801 gene encoding cysteine-rich receptor-like protein kinase 2 isoform X1 yields the protein MKGAARLVITINIIILVSVYRSEGGNPGSNIISLKCNNRTMNNQIDYISNFVVSMGKISTQMKSSLSGTASTGKEPDRVYGLSECYGDMSSNDCMICYAEASTVIPRCFPGTGGTVFLDGCFTRTDNYSFYQEYARPDDDKVICGNTTRSSAFRDSVRQAISDSVRDAPRNENYFAQNTVLSDTPNESVYVLADCWNTLDPTSCTQCLDTAFSSILKCFPLSEGRALQTGCIIRYSNINFLNPETNEGNETGGNDISKVVQQTCKNTHMTRAASISNFVQAMEEVKNKMGSHFGTAVIRQALEDSSSVYALGQCYGDISTSECQLCYTIARTSIPGCLPRTGGRTYLNGCFLRYENYRFFGEYTGQEDRHICPNTTRRNNGFERSVLKAVYQAVDLVPKTKNYQVQSSNTENNSVTVVAECWLTLDADSCGNCLQKAATSILDCLPLSEGYALFTGCFMRYYESKLSKPDHMGIFKRKKRAIVMAISSVVAFLVGTIIAFYVWKRRSNSRRKGTDNAKLLKTLNSSSLNFKYSTIEKATSSFNEANKLGQGGFGTVYKGVLPDGRDIAVKRLFLNHRHRAGDFYNEVNIISSVDHKNLVKLIGFSCLGPESVLIYEYLSNRSLDHFIFDAVRGKELYWEKRYKIIVGTAEGLVYLHENSKTRIIHRDIKAANILLDSRLNAKIADFGLARSFQQDKNHISTGIAGTLGYMAPEYIAHGQLTEKVDVYSFGVLLLEVVTGMPNRGIQTTSEYTDSLITIAWKHFNQGSIEELYDQNLMLNKETSIKIKKEIQSVVHTGLLCIQEVASLRPTMSMALQMLSMNIEPLPLPSNPPYIPESTIQLDDTLRLRLNNPVSIPTISDSSFIPR
- the LOC139856801 gene encoding cysteine-rich receptor-like protein kinase 2 isoform X2, which gives rise to MKGAARLVITINIIILVSVYRSEGGNPGSNIISLKCNNRTMNNQIDYISNFVVSMGKISTQMKSSLSGTASTGKEPDRVYGLSECYGDMSSNDCMICYAEASTVIPRCFPGTGGTVFLDGCFTRTDNYSFYQEYARPDDDKVICGNTTRSSAFRDSVRQAISDSVRDAPRNENYFAQNTVLSDTPNESVYVLADCWNTLDPTSCTQCLDTAFSSILKCFPLSEGRALQTGCIIRYSNINFLNPETNEGNETGGNDISKVVQQTCKNTHMTRAASISNFVQAMEEVKNKMGSHFGTAVIRQALEDSSSVYALGQCYGDISTSECQLCYTIARTSIPGCLPRTGGRTYLNGCFLRYENYRFFGEYTGQEDRHICPNTTRRNNGFERSVLKAVYQAVDLVPKTKNYQVQSSNTENNSVTVVAECWLTLDADSCGNCLQKAATSILDCLPLSEGYALFTGCFMRYYESKLSKPDHMGIFKRKKRAIVMAISSVVAFLVGTIIAFYVWKRRSNSRRKGTDNAKLLKTLNSSSLNFKYSTIEKATSSFNEANKLGQGGFGTVYKGVLPDGRDIAVKRLFLNHRHRAGDFYNEVNIISSVDHKNLVKLIGFSCLGPESVLIYEYLSNRSLDHFIFDAVRGKELYWEKRYKIIVGTAEGLVYLHENSKTRIIHRDIKAANILLDSRLNAKIADFGLARSFQQDKNHISTGIAGTLGYMAPEYIAHGQLTEKVDVYSFGVLLLEVVTGMPNRGIQTTSEYTDSLITIKAFVHSNNSITQRHGSILIKVQ